One Synechococcus sp. JA-2-3B'a(2-13) genomic window carries:
- the psbE gene encoding cytochrome b559 subunit alpha — MAGSTGERPFVDIITSVRYWVIHALTIPALFLAGWLFVSTGLAYDIFGTPRPNEYFTAERQELPIVSDRFNALEELERLTR; from the coding sequence ATGGCTGGCAGCACCGGAGAGCGACCTTTTGTCGATATCATTACCAGTGTCCGCTACTGGGTTATTCACGCCCTGACCATTCCCGCTTTGTTTTTGGCAGGCTGGCTTTTTGTGAGCACCGGCCTGGCCTATGATATTTTTGGCACCCCACGCCCCAATGAGTATTTCACGGCAGAACGCCAGGAGTTGCCGATCGTCAGCGATCGCTTCAATGCTCTGGAGGAGTTGGAGAGGCTGACTCGCTAG
- the psbF gene encoding cytochrome b559 subunit beta → MATKSDEPVFYPVFTVRWLAVHTLAIPTVFFLGAIAAMQFIQR, encoded by the coding sequence ATGGCCACTAAATCTGATGAACCCGTTTTTTACCCTGTTTTTACCGTCCGTTGGCTGGCGGTGCATACCTTGGCGATCCCAACGGTTTTCTTCTTGGGAGCCATTGCTGCAATGCAGTTTATTCAACGGTGA
- a CDS encoding photosystem II reaction center protein L, with protein sequence MADQPERNPNSQPVELNRTSLYLGLLLVFVVGLLFSSYFLN encoded by the coding sequence ATGGCTGATCAACCCGAAAGGAATCCCAACTCCCAACCTGTCGAGCTAAACCGCACTTCCCTTTACTTGGGTTTGCTGCTGGTGTTTGTGGTTGGGCTGTTGTTCTCCAGCTATTTTCTCAACTGA
- a CDS encoding photosystem II reaction center protein J: MTSQARIPLWIVAVVAGLGVITVVGLFFYGSYVGLGSSL, translated from the coding sequence ATGACCAGTCAAGCAAGGATCCCTTTGTGGATAGTGGCTGTGGTTGCCGGTTTGGGTGTGATCACGGTAGTTGGGCTTTTCTTCTATGGCTCCTATGTGGGCTTGGGCTCGAGCCTGTAA